The genomic region CAGAGTAACCCGTGAGCTTAAAAAAGGAATGTTCATCCAGATCACCGCCTCGTGGATCAAACCGCGAGAATCGTTGAGAGTCACGTCCTGCACGTCGCCTGTCGCTTTATCCTTGGTCACTCTTAAGAACTGACTGTTGAGCGCGTTTTCCAGACGAAGTTGTGTCGCAAAGCCCCACCACTTCGCGCCTTGATAAAAGAATCCGAGACGAAGTCTTCGGAAGTTCGCGTCCGCGGTATGAAAGTTTTCGTTCCCGGAAAAGGAAGAATTGTGATCCCCGCTCACTCCGCGAAACTGAGTTCTGGCAGCGATCACGAGTTTCTCTTCGTTGATGTTGTCCGGTCTGTGTTTGAAATGATTCGGGAGCTGCATGTCTTTGCGCTCCGGAAAATTATTTTCCTTACCGCCGAGAGAATCGATCTTCGTGCGGTTCGGACCGGGTTTCGAATAAATCAAACCCGTATCGTTGTCTTCGTAAAATTCTTTCTTAGGTTTTTCCGCGGGTTTATCGCCGCCTGCGGGTTTTTCCTGCGCGAACAAACCGGTTTCCGCCAGCAAAACCAAACTGAAGATCTGAAAACCGATTTGTAACTTTCTACTTCTTATATTACGTTTCTCTTTCTTTTCCATTTCAAGATACCGGCCCGAAGCCGTTCCCCTTCTCTACTTGAACTTTTTGTAACTTCATCGAAATCTATATTTCATTTACGTTACAATCAGATGAGAGAAATGTTTCATTTTGATTACAAAATCCCGGATCGGAAAAAACGTATTTTCTCCGCTGCAAAAGACCGTATCGCAAACCGATGCTTCTCAAAAGGAACGCAAGATCCGAAACCTTAGGAAACGGACTTTGTATGTGGACGTTTTTCAAAATTCGAAAAACGATGGGGAGAATTCAAAGGCGAATCTTTCCGAAACGATTCGATGACCCCGAAAGAGCGCCTAAAAATACAATACGATCCGACGAAAAAAGAAAGTCTTTAAAATCGGCAAAGAATGGAATTCGGAAATTTATTTCCATACGAACAAACCTTAAACCGCGTCGCGGTTCGCGCAGTTTTTCGATCGATGTAAACCCCGAGCGAACCGACGAACAACGAGGATTGAAAGTCTAAGAATTATGGCAAATAGGCTCAAAAAGCGCGTCGAAAACCAAGAAGGCAACTTCTATGTGGATTCCACTTGTATCGATTGTGAAACCTGTAGAATTCTCGCGCCCGGCACATTCTCCGAAAAAAACGGCGCTTCTTACGTATGGAAACAGCCTGAAACAGAACTCGAAAAGATAGACGCATTGCGCGCCTCGATCGCTTGTCCCACGACTTCCATCGGAACCGAGGACAGAATGGATCTACAAGCCGCCAAAGAAACCTTTCCGACTCGAATCGAAACAAACGTATATCATAGCGGATATCATTCCAAGGATTCGTTCGGAGCGTTTTCGTATTTCATTCAAAGGGAGAATGGAAACATATTGATCGATTCTCCCCGCTACGTGCCTTCCCTTGCCGACAAGATCGAAACGCTCGGAGGAATCCGTTATCATTTCCTGACTCACCAAGACGATGTGGCCGATCACGAAAAGTTTCACGAACGATTCGGATGCGAAAGAATCATTCACGAAGCCGATCGAAGAGCGGCCCCGAATTCGGAAATCATTCTTACCGGAGAATCGGTCTTCGAGTTGGACGAAGACTTAAAAATCATACCGACGCCCGGACATACAAAAGGGCACGCGGTTCTTTTATACAAGGATCGGTTTTTATTTACGGGAGATCATCTGGCGTACGATCCTCACAAAGAAAGATTGATCGCGTTTCGAAGCGTTTGCTGGTATTCTTGGCCGGAACAGATCCGATCGATGAAACGTTTGCGGGACTATTCTTTTGAATGGGTTTTACCGGGACACGGTTATCCCTTAAACAAGGGAGCCGAGACGATGGGAAAACTTTTGAGCGCTTGTATCGACTGGATGGAAAGACGTTAGTTGCGATTGATTCTAAAAAAGAACGTAGATTTCGTTTTCTTCCTTTCGAATTCGATCTCTGAGTTTTAGGATCAGTGTTTCCGTTTCTTCGCGAAATTCTTTTTCTTCCTTGAGAATGGAAGATGGAAGTAGCCACTTACAATGATATTTCTTAAAATGATTTTTTAGATCGATGGTGCGTGCGATAAAGTCTTCCGCAAGAGTGGACGCGAATTCGTCCTTCATACTTTTGATTTTTGGATACAACAGGTTTTCTTCTATATTCAAATGAAGTCTCAATCGGGCGGAAAAACTCGCCAACTCGTGAAGGAGTTCGTCCATACCTTCCGAAATTTCGCCGAGAAGCCTTTTTTCGATGTCGTTCAGCAGTTTTTGAATTTCTACATACTGAAACTTATAGAACTCTATATTCAAAACCAATATCCTTGCTTTCGGAAAATTTATTTTTAGAACCCGTTCAAAATAAACCGAACGTAAAAACCTGATTCCAGAAAGAGGAAAACCGTTCTGAGGCCAATGATTTATTTGTTTTAACGCAAGATTCCGTATGCGAAAGAGCGAAACCGAACCATCCTCGTCCCTCCGACAAACCGATCGAGTATCACAAAGATATATTTTTTTCGTAAAAACTATCTCAAAATAAAAGCAACTTTGTATGTATACTTATAATAGCGAATATTTTGAATTATAGAACGGATTTCATTATAGCGGTTTGACGTTAGAATTTCATACATGGGAACGCAAATACAGAATCTATCGCCATCCTTGCAGAAATCCTTATTGTATTTTTCGGATCAATCTGCGGAAGGAATCGTCGTTGTCGATCGTGACTGGAAAACCGTATACGCAAATCATAAGTTTCAAAATTTTTGGTCGTTCCCCAATTTCCAAATACTTTACGAAAAGATAATACCTGTTCTCAAATCGAAAGAAAAACAGGATCTCGGAAACGATACGAACATCTCGCATCTTCTGCGGGAAACGGAAGACGCCGAAGATTCTTTCCTGAGCGAAACGAATTTTCAACTGAAACTGAGCATCCACGATTTCGAAGATTCTTATATGATCCGCTTCAAACCGCAACCGAACGCACAACCTCGAAAAGAATACGAGGCGGGGCAATGGGATAAAAGTACCAATCTTCCGAATCAAAAATATTTCTTAAATCATTTCGGAAATCAGATCGCAGAGGAAGAAACCGGGATCGACGGACATTATTCGTTTTTACTTTCGGTCTGCAACCCGGACGCGATCGTATCGAACGAGAACAATTCTTACTTCGAGTTTATCTACGGAAAAGTCACCGATCGACTCAAAAAATACGTGGATCGAAACGATCATCTTTTCCGAATCGAAAATGATAAATTTCTAATATCTTCTTCCCATGTGAATTCGGAAGCGAAAGCGGAATGGTTCGCGGAATGTATTCGTATGCTTTTCGACTTTCCGTTTACGTACGAAGGAAGGGAATTTCATCTCAACGTCAATATCGGTTATACCAAATTCGATTCCAATTCGGGAACGGATATGAACGCGCTTCGAATTCTAAAGGAAGCGCTTCATCATTCCTGTATGATCGGCCCGAATTCTCTTTTTTATTACGATCAAACCGCGATCGAATCGACTTCGGAAAAGGCGAAGATCGAAATCGATCTCCGCAAGGTTCTGCATCGTAACGAACTCGAAATCCATTTTCAACCGATTCTCGACCTAAAGGAAAACAGGATTTTTTCCATGGAAACTTTGGTGCGTTGGAATCATCCCGAAAAGGGAAAACTTCTCCCGGGAAGTTTTATTTCGATCGCGGAAAGTTCCAGTTTCATCAAAACGATCGGGGAATGGATGATCTGGGAAACGTTTCGATATTACCAAAATTCTATATTAAAATCCGAGAATATATCCTTGTCCTTGAACATTTCTCCGAAACAACTTTCGGATAAGAATATTTTTCCTCTCTTAAAGGAAGCGAGCGACTACTATAAGATTCAACCTTGTTCGATCATTTTGGAAATCGTGGAGGATTCTTTCGATTCGAGAGAATCTCAGATCAGCAAAGTGGTCGGAAAGTTGAGAGATTACGGATTTAAGTTTGCGATCGACGACTTCGGAAAGGGTTATTCTTCCCTGGGAAGATTGATTCATCTTCCGATCGATTACATCAAACTCGATAAGATGTTTCTTTTTAATTACTTTCAGACTTCGACGCGGGCCGTGATTACTTCCATGGTCAACCTGGTCCAAGCGATGGGAAAGGCGATCATCGTAGAAGGTGTGGAAAACGAAACGCAACACAAGCTCCTTCGCGAACTGAATTGCGATTTCGGTCAGGGTTATTTTTATTCTCATCCAGTGGAAATCGAACTCGCCGAAAAGTTAGTTCGGGAGAAATCGATTTCCTTTGCGATGGCTTCTACTTCGACAACTACATCCGCGGCCACGTCGATAGAATGATAGAACGAATCGGGCTTGTCGATCTTGTCAATCGCCGATCAGAAGTGAATCACGGATTTCAGACGTTCGCTGTTTCCCGAAAAGTCC from Leptospira kmetyi serovar Malaysia str. Bejo-Iso9 harbors:
- a CDS encoding MBL fold metallo-hydrolase, giving the protein MANRLKKRVENQEGNFYVDSTCIDCETCRILAPGTFSEKNGASYVWKQPETELEKIDALRASIACPTTSIGTEDRMDLQAAKETFPTRIETNVYHSGYHSKDSFGAFSYFIQRENGNILIDSPRYVPSLADKIETLGGIRYHFLTHQDDVADHEKFHERFGCERIIHEADRRAAPNSEIILTGESVFELDEDLKIIPTPGHTKGHAVLLYKDRFLFTGDHLAYDPHKERLIAFRSVCWYSWPEQIRSMKRLRDYSFEWVLPGHGYPLNKGAETMGKLLSACIDWMERR
- a CDS encoding hemerythrin domain-containing protein; translation: MNIEFYKFQYVEIQKLLNDIEKRLLGEISEGMDELLHELASFSARLRLHLNIEENLLYPKIKSMKDEFASTLAEDFIARTIDLKNHFKKYHCKWLLPSSILKEEKEFREETETLILKLRDRIRKEENEIYVLF
- a CDS encoding GGDEF domain-containing phosphodiesterase, which gives rise to MGTQIQNLSPSLQKSLLYFSDQSAEGIVVVDRDWKTVYANHKFQNFWSFPNFQILYEKIIPVLKSKEKQDLGNDTNISHLLRETEDAEDSFLSETNFQLKLSIHDFEDSYMIRFKPQPNAQPRKEYEAGQWDKSTNLPNQKYFLNHFGNQIAEEETGIDGHYSFLLSVCNPDAIVSNENNSYFEFIYGKVTDRLKKYVDRNDHLFRIENDKFLISSSHVNSEAKAEWFAECIRMLFDFPFTYEGREFHLNVNIGYTKFDSNSGTDMNALRILKEALHHSCMIGPNSLFYYDQTAIESTSEKAKIEIDLRKVLHRNELEIHFQPILDLKENRIFSMETLVRWNHPEKGKLLPGSFISIAESSSFIKTIGEWMIWETFRYYQNSILKSENISLSLNISPKQLSDKNIFPLLKEASDYYKIQPCSIILEIVEDSFDSRESQISKVVGKLRDYGFKFAIDDFGKGYSSLGRLIHLPIDYIKLDKMFLFNYFQTSTRAVITSMVNLVQAMGKAIIVEGVENETQHKLLRELNCDFGQGYFYSHPVEIELAEKLVREKSISFAMASTSTTTSAATSIE